DNA sequence from the Nicotiana tomentosiformis chromosome 3, ASM39032v3, whole genome shotgun sequence genome:
AAAATTGGCAAATTttagttccttttaaggacaaacccgcgaagaggccaacttaaggtgcaaagggatttAAACGTCCACCTTAAGATCGAAAAattatagttccttttaaggacaaacctgcgaagaggccaacttaaggtgcaacgGGACTaacatgtccaccttaagattgaaaaattataaagCCTCAACTTAAAGACTTGGTGGATTTatagacttcaacttgaagaccgacaaaCTTGATCATTTGATGGACTTGAAGATTTTGCGGACTTTGACACGTCAACTTGAAGAGCGGTGGActttaaacttcaacttgaagaatTAGCAGACTTGCAAACTTCAACTTAAAGACTTGGAAGTTTTAAACAACTCAACTTGAAGACCGGCGAACTTAAAGACTTCAACTTGAATACCGATggacttgaagatttggagggcttgaaaacttcaacttgaagaacTGGCGGATCTGAAGATTTTAACTACAAGACCGACTGACTTGAAGACTTGGAGGATTCaaagacttcaacttggagacttgacgtatttgaagacttcaacttgaagactctGAGGAATTAAACACTTGAACTTGAAGACCAAAAACTTAAAGGTTTAGCAAACATGAAGACATAGCGAATCCCCGAACTtcaatgcaaatacttggcaTCCTCCTAAAATCGTCCCATTGAAGATACTAATTTACCATGGAGGGTTGCCTCCTTTAAATCAAATGAGATCCAAAGTTCAACAGAAGAATGGTGTTTCAGCTTGATTTTACATTTCTTCATACTTTATTCAGACAACAATTGGGacaatatgtatcttttgaacttatgtgactaaacttagaatgaaactctaagctgcctacgtacctcggtgaagaggataaagtcataccgtagttcaaaATGGGTGAGGTTTTTTTGGGCCGTACACAGTTTATACTCTTGTGGGCTAGGAGAAACATGCAGTTTATGCTCTCAGGTTAATGAGCGCAGTGACTTGCAATTTAAGCTCGTATTTTGATGAGTTTGCGACTTGAAGATTTTTCTCAAATTCGAAGTGCTTCATGACATGCAGTTTTAGGCTCGTGTATCCAGGAGTGTTGTAATTTGAAGATTTAGCTTATAATTTGAAATACTTCGAAACTTGAAGACTTGATCAACTTTAAAGTACTTTGCAACTAAAAATGCatctcgaatttgaagagcttcgtgacttgaagatttagctcaaagttgaagagttttgtaacttgaagtttggctcgaatttgaagagtttTGTGACTTGAAGATTTAGCTCGACTTTGAAGAGCTTTCGACTTGAGTCTTTCCTCGAATTTGAAGATCTTTGCGACTTGAacactttgctcaaatttgaatagctttacaacttgaagactttgttcgaatttgaagagctttacgtcTTAAAGATTTAGTTCAAATTTGGAGAGTTTTCGTGACATACAATATCGGCTAGTGTGCCAAGAAGCACTATAAcctgcagtttaggctcatgtgttgaggagcattataacttgcagtttaggctcatgcattGATGAGCATTATAACTTgtagtttaggctcgtgcgttgagGAGAATTATAACTtgtagtttaggctcatgcgttaaGGAGCATTTATAACTTACAATTTAGGCTCGTGCATTGAagagcattataacttgcagtttaggctcatgcgttaaggggcattataacttgcagtttaggctcgtgcgttaAGGAGCATTgaaacatgcagtttaggctcaagCGTCAAGGATGCTCAACTCTATGTCATGGGCATGAGtcgcaagttcttcaaatgtgctaggcttgataccttgcaatATGTAGCGCcatccccaatgcatgccttggatgcgcatatctatgccagaagcttcactaagcctgtctttacagttgaggcttgcattcctccaacgattgataaagtcaataactggttcaccctttcgttgacgagtatttgtGAGTTCCACCATGCTCATAGTGCGCCttgtgctataaaagcgattgaggaactcttgctctagttgGTCCCAGCTATCAATAGATCCCTCCTCGAGATCTGTATACCAATCAAAGCATTTCCTTTTAGCGAGCGGACAAACtgcttgacgaggtaatctcTATAAGTCCCAGCTTTATTGCATGTCTCAATGAATTGCGCCACATATTGCTTTGGATTGCCTTTACCATCAATCTGTTGGAATTTTAGAGGTTGATAGCCAGTatgcatcttcaacatatcgatccttgcAATGTACGACTTTGCATATGTAAGGGAAGACTTGGCAGCAACTtcatacttattcttaatagttccttcaatgaactccttcagttgatcgattggaatcatcccttcagaCGAGACATGGATAGCCCTAGCGGATGCTACTCGTCTTAGGGGAGAATCAATCTCTGAAACTTCTGGGAGCTTTCCCGGTGCATgagtggattcttcttccatcaagattcctaCCATGTATGTTAGCTTGTCAATTCTAGCGTCTTGATTTTGCttgcacttggtcaagccagcgattgcttctgtcaagtttgccaactgctcctCCACAAATGAAGCGTTTGTCACTATGGTTTGCATGGTTTTTATGGATGatggagagtagcatggattgtcacacaGATTGATCCTCTATTGGCTCATGCTATGcggtgtaagtggggaggatccatcacttgaaacATCATCATCTTCCTTTACAGTTGAGttcttggatccggagaggtcaagTAGATCAAGAGTTTTCTTaatcttttcagcaacatcgcttcctccttcaGGTGCTTTTGTagaagatcttgctccttttgagaaTGAATATCCGAGATGGCATTTGGAgtgcttgttgtcctaaagaTCTTTCCTTGATCCTTGTAGttggtccaaagcttccaaaggtaacgtcaaggatgctttccacatcagcataaAACCTGGAATTAACAGTCTTGGTGGAAGTTGATATGGAGTTAAccttctttgaagccatttcgatgttcttgaactttgttgattgaaaagttgagatgagagatagagattgtcccactgggcatGCCAGAAGCGTTATAACCTGCAGTTTAGGCTCGTCCattgaggagcattataacttgcagtttaagctcgtgcgttgaggagcattataacttgcagtttaggctcgtacATTGAtgagcattataacttgcagtttaggctcatgcgttaaggagcattataacttgcagtttaagctcgtgcgttgaggagcattataacttgcagtttaggctcgtgcgtttAGGAGCATTATAACTTGTAGTTTATGCTCATGCGTTAAGGAGCATAGTGACATGCATAGACTTTTCAGTTTCATTTTCGAATGAAAACTTGCCCCCCATCCTcgccttcttgttcttcttcttcgtcgtcGTAAGGCTCAAAGACAAGTAGCCCTTGGTCGGCACTTATGGCCATATTTAGTACCATATCATGAGCATGAGTTTCTAGTTCTTCAAACGTTTTGggctttatgccttgtaagatatAGCGAAGACCACAATGCATGCCTTGAATGCACATTTTGATGCCCGAAGTTTCACTAAGGCGATCTTTGCAGTGGAGGCTTAAGCTCCTCCAGCGGTTGATGAAGTCAATAACTAGCTCATCCTTTCGTTGATGAGCGTTTGTAAGTTCGATCATGCTTATGATGCGTCTTGTGCTATAAAAACGATTGAAAAACTCCTGCTCTAACTGCTCCCATCTATCGATGGATCCAGATTCAAGATTTGTGTACCAATCGAATGCATTACCTTTGAGAGATCGAACAAACCGTTTGACAAGATAATCACCGTACATTCCAGCATTGTTGCAAGTTTCAACAAAGTGCGCTATATGTTTTTTCGGATTTCCCTTGCCATCGAATTGTTGCAACTTAGGAGGTTGATAACTAACATGCATCTTTAAGTTATCAATTATTTGCGTATACGGCTTTGCATATGTGAGAGATAATTTGGACGACGACTCAGGCTTATCTTTGATAGCCTCCATGATGAAATCCTTTAATATTTCAATGGGAATTAGACCTTCAGCGGAGACTTGGATCTCCTTGGTTGTCGTTGCTTGATTTTTGGAGGAGTCCCATTTCTCTTGTAATCTTTGAAGATTTAAAGGTGTTTGTATGGATTCTCCTTCTACTATGCCATCTAACTTATTTGTTAACTTGAAAAGTTTAGCATCTTGATCTTGCACGCGCTTTGACAAGCCTTCAACTGCTTTTGTCAAATTTGCGAGCTGTTCTTCTACGGTATAAACTTCAATAACCATTGCTTGCATGATGTCCGTAGAGGATGAAGAATGAAATAGATCATTATTGGGATAGACCTTGGAGGTCGCATTAATGGAGATAGTAGATCCAGCGCTCAAGTCATCATCATAAGCTTGCATGAAAGTTTAGATAAACTAAGTTGGGCAAGAACCTTTTCGATCCTTTTGGCGACGTCGATCCCTTTTTGGGTCGTGCTTGTAGAGGATCGTGCTCCTTTTGAAGATGAAGatccgaaaataggggttgaCGCGGACGACACTTGGAGTGTTTGTTGTCCTAaagagcttgctttgctccttgTAACTGACCCAAAGCTTCCAAAAGTAACATCGAGGATACTTTCCACATCAGCATATAACTTGGAATTAGCAGCCTTACTGGAAGTTGATCTGGATTTAATTTTATGTGAAGCCATTttgatgttcttgaactttggtgattgaaaagttgaaatgagaggtagagattgtcccactgggcgtgccagaatttgtagacaataaattggcgtcgagaaaataaagtcaagaccgaaaaatattgcaacaatcgtagtatttgatatCAAATATCCGCCGCGAatgctttgattgttgccacgaaTTTTATCATGAACAAGTAGTCTTGATCTTGAACGCCTTGTATTTTATTTGACTTTGTTCTTGATCTTGAATACTTAAAATTTGTGTTGAAGTGCTTGAATGCGTGAACACTTGCAATTTGTAGAGAATTATGgcctttgatccacgagctcccttgTGTCTTCTTATTATAACTTCTGGTCCCTTTTCTGCGTTATggagacccctatttatagttgtgggaggaaaGAGtaatgataagaacaaactctttccgaccaatcaaattgaagtgtgacatgaccgcatttgattggccaaaaCATATCACTTGCACACATGGCgcgatttcattggccttttgATTTGGCTTTGCCCTGTCATTCTGACACATGTCATGACCCTATTGGCttttccgtttgacttggcgtgccacgtcatttgacacgtggcaccaaattgAGCCTCTAGGAAGAAGACATTTTGGACTTAATGAAGTAGGCCATGATTTGCAGCCaactaaatgggctagcccaatggattaaggcCTATTTATTTAATCTATATATATGTGACTTATATAATTGATcaaattatattagcccataataatTATTTGGATTAGTATATTTAAAATATCATCCAAATTATTTATCGaatttaaatccaataaattTTACATGCCTACAAAACCCTTAAATAAAAGATTTAAGATTATCAGCCTTAATGGAAAATACAGAGTATATAAAATATTTGAATAAAAAAACTAAATAGATTTTTTTTAACGTTCTTTTCTTTGACTTTTCTTAGTTTATAAATTTCGAGATAAACAACAATACCATAAACATTGAAGAGTTTAAGCTCTTCGCACTCAATTAGCTCACACAATTATAAGAATAATTTTAGATATATTCTGAGATAAACATCAACTGATTATTAATACTATGCTATAATATGTtacaaaaaatttaaattataagCTGAAATGTTTTtatcaaaaagagaaaaaaacaaCAACTATAGTATTGGAGGAGGTGTAATTCCACGAATGCCCCTAAAGTAATGCCTATTTATATATCTCCTCCCAGATCTAAACAAGTGCAGTGATTAGGGTTTTTCCATATATTTCAGAAGCGCAGTCTGCAGCCGACTTCAGAAGATGGGTCACTCCAACATCTGGAACGCTCACCCCAAAAACTACGGCCCTGGCTCTCGGACCTGGTAACTTTTCTTCTCTCTTTCTATTTGATTAAATCCTAATTAATAGATTTTTTTGGGAATTATATCTTTAGTTTcacttatttttgttcttttttttttcatggATGTTCGATTTAGATGGTGACAAAACCTAATGCTGAAAATAAAAACTAGAGTAATATCCTTTTTGGAATTATAAAGAAGATAGAGTCAGAGATATACTGAAACTTTTAGTTGAATTATAGTAGAGACTTAGATAGTTACCTTTGTATGTGTGAACTGTATGTTTTCTAGCGGCAATTTGGGAATTTTCAGTCAAAAGCCTGGCTTTCTTTTTTTCAGATTTGTTATGTGTCGTGATGTAAATATGAGTACTTTAGATTGTTCAAATATGATCAATAATTGCGTAAATTATGGTTTAAAAGAGTTTTGAATGGCACAACAAGGTAATTTATGATATGAAAGAACTTTAAGTGCCACATACAATGCTGATCAAATCGTTCCTAGTGGATTGCAGTTTATTTCCTTTCACAAATTTTAGATATTTAATTCGTTCCTGTATATTTTTGTcctataaaaatatttttctatgatCTGGACATATTAAGTGCTATGTTTCCAGTGCTTTGCTACAGCTTCGTAGTGCTTGTAGTAATGAACCAGACGTGTGTCTTTTTGCAAGTGTTTTTTGCTTTACCGGGTTTTGTTTCATTTGATTCAAAGTAGGGGTATTGCTCAAGACACTGTATTTTGGAATTCATGTTAGCTACTATACGTGGGATTCTGATTTGCATTTTGTGATTTGCAAGTTTTGGTTTTCATGACGTCTTttgttttgacttttgagtaatacTATGACTATCATTCAGCGGTGCTAGACAATGTACCTTTGGATATTCACTCCTTTTAGCTTCCGTAGTTGGATTTACTCTCATGTTAAGAgttttttgtgaaaaatatttgatgtatatcTAATTACTCTTTGTATTTATACAGCCGCGTATGTGGCAATCCACATGCCATTATTAGGAAGTATGGGCTTATGTGCTGCAGGCAGTGCTTCCGCAGCAATGCAAAGGAAATTGGCTTCATTAAGGTAAAATGCTGAATCTGCGTACTAATCAAAAAAGAAGGAACGAGAAACTGAATCCTTTTATTACACTCTGTCCCTCTAGATTGCCTGGATAGTGAGCTACTTGTCTACGGTTTGAGCTAAGCTCTGTTATCTTTTCTTTATCTGGCAAATCGCAGCTAAATTTTTAGTCCAAGACCCTTATTTTTGCAACTATAGCAATAGGAACATGGTAGAAAATTGGATACCTGCTCCGGTAGTCAATGTTATGGTCATCTACACTAAGTTATAATTGACTTGGAAGTCATTTTCCAGTTAATGTCATTAATAACAACCCTTTGGAAATTCGGATCATCACCTGAACTCAGTACAAAGAGCactctcaaaatttcatttcttaAGCATTTCTTATTTACCCAATATCATTTAATTGGTAGGCAATTTCTGAGTACTTGTTATAAGATGATTGGCTATGTAATTCAGTTTGGTTTTTGGACCATCTTTCAATTGTTTCTGTCAATTTGGTCATTTTCTATTGCAAGTGGTTAATCTCTTTGATTTGTATTGCAGTACCGCTAATGGAGTTCAGTTTCCATGGAGGATCTTTCTCCAGATGGTGTGATGCGATTATTTTGATTATGTTTGCATGTACTCGAAGTGAATTGCTAGACTTAAAAGATCTGTGTGTTTAGCTTTGTTTcagttttctatttttatttaccCTCCTACGTAACTTTGTTTTGTCAAGATATTTTTGGAAAAATGAGTAGCTTATAATTTCGTTGGATGTGAAATGTAGTAGTCAGAAACATATGGTCGAGAGATTTATTATTAAATATAAGAACTATCATGTGCTTGCCTGTGTTTGTTCTAAAGAACTACTCCATCccttttaatttatgtgaacccatttgattgggtacggagtttaagaaaagagagaacttttgaacttgtggtgtaaaatgagacgCATATATTTTGTGCGACTATAAAtaattgcataaaggtaaattgttttcaaatagggAAATGAGTCATTTGTTTTTTGCACGGTCTAAAATGGAAATAAGTTAACATAAATTGAACCGAACTGATTGTTACTAAGCGATTTTCTTTTTCGCTATTTTAACTTTTTCCTTGTGCACACCTATTTTAACTTTTTCCTTGTGCACGCCTTGTAAACAAAAGGTGTTCATCTAATTTCTTGAATGTTTGGATTTGGTGACCCCGTAAAATTAGATAAGATGAGTAGTAAAACTCTGTTTTAACATCGAAATATTAGTAAAACTCATCTCTTCATTCAAGATAGCCAACGTTTTCATGTCCTTAACAAAACCTGAGCGGAAACAAGTTTGTCTATTTACCTAGTAGCATCAGTCGACTTCCTCAACTGCAATGTCTTAACATAATAACATATTGTGAGAAGCTTAAGAAACTTCCTCATCAGAAGGGGGCCAATGTATAACATTGGGGGGTCGCTCAACCCTTTAAACTTTGACAGAAAtcttatatatgtatgtatatctTGAAAATGATTATATAAATAACTTGGCACCCTGAACATTAAAAGCGTTTAAGAGACACCGTTGAGCAGAATATTGGTGTCCTCGTCGCGTTAAAATCTTGGGTCCGCCTCTTTTCCTCATACACCTAGAATGATGTGTTCTTCCCCTCGTATGACTTTGATTACAGATTAACTTGTGGTATCGTCTTTCATGAACGTCCAATTTTGGTGATGCAACATTGAGATACATGTGTTTGTAGACAAAATTttaaactcgattttaactatgaATTTTAATTCCAATTTAACTCTAATCttccttaaattttatatattatctCACCATGTGTTTTCAACGAATTCCACCCATACTTGCTGGAAAAATGTATTGGTTTTTTGAATGTTATATATATCATTGGTAACAAATTTTGTCTTCAAATTAGtctaaatcacctccaatcttcctcaaattttgtatatatttatgTGTTTTAAATGAATTCTGACCATAACCAATGGAAAAAATTTGcctaaatattttgaatattgtATATCATTGATAACTTTTTCTGGTTATTTTTGGTAGCATAATTTAATAGCTAATTATTGATAAATAGTGTATATTTGTGGCTTATTTCTATAGTTCTCTGTAATTTTTTTATTCCATATTGGGCCTAGACTAAACCGGATTAACGCCATGTAAGGTCCATTAAAGAGGAAGATGCTCCCCTCCAATAATTTTTTCTACTCCCATGACTTGAACCGAAAATTTCTAATTAAGGATGGATGGATCCTATTCATCCCACCACAACCATTAATGATTACCTTCTAGTTCTTCACATGTTTTAGACCTTTGACACTGTCAATGAACCTAAGTTTTTTCTTCAATGCTCGTATTTTTTTTTTACCCCATACGCATATGCATTCGAGGGGCTAATTAATTAGTGAGATGAACTTGGCTTAGATTTGATCCCTTTTtctaaaaatagaaaagaaaaataaggaaaaaaaaaacaagaaattgAAACACAGAACAGAGAATAGAAGATCACTTGGGGTAAGAAAACAAGTAGAAGTTCTCAAAATGGTCAGAGCTTATAATAAATCTTCATTTTACTCAAAATAAAATCATCCAAAGTACATTATACCTAAACATTAGGTGGTGATGGAACGCAACAACGACACATTCCACTGATCTCACATCCACAACCTGGGTAATCAAAATGAACTTTACAAAATTTCACACAATCATCATCATTTTGGCATTGAGGCTTATTTATCTCAACATCATTGAAATGATTTTGTTTTTCCAATTCAAAGGATTCCCCAATATGGCTAAAATTGCAAAAAACCAAGCAAAACAGAACAACCAAAGTCAATGTTGCCTTTGCCATCTCAAGAATTGACAGTACGTAAGTATGagtatattttttttgttgtattgaaaTATCATAGAACTTTATGTTCTGCATGTATTTATAGTCTATGTAAAGAATAGTAATATATACATTATTTAAGAAGCTACCTAAAAAAAAAGAGGAATCTAATCTATAGgagttttaaatttttaaatgtaaattAAAATGTTGCCTAGATTGTATACATAGACGATAAGTAACTAAGTATCACTAATACACTACGCCAATATATGATATATTGTTGTAAATTTGTATAATGGTTTCAGTTAATTTACTCAATTTATTATGTAGATTCTTTTTTCACTTTTGGTAACTTGTTTATGGAAAG
Encoded proteins:
- the LOC104117084 gene encoding small ribosomal subunit protein uS14z/uS14y/uS14x; its protein translation is MGHSNIWNAHPKNYGPGSRTCRVCGNPHAIIRKYGLMCCRQCFRSNAKEIGFIKYR